A genomic stretch from Limanda limanda chromosome 11, fLimLim1.1, whole genome shotgun sequence includes:
- the depdc1b gene encoding DEP domain-containing protein 1B, with the protein MEGNVIGPGPYRATKLWNETIKLFRGGMPLRRHWANFRYYDCSFTGSEAVDYLHELLRCNYNFGPEVTRYQTLQLLRKFFKAHVIEDIKGRHGTEDFEDNGHLYRFPTLSPLKSFPARPLLRDSCDLPRLIRWDDYEELPQQENVAPLKSAVMTSDLWNKRHSVAIGDVHECKLIRRKEITSKQVDHIWKSMTVAHLQRVLGLQSLDGVLNLTHVNSKHIFHNVFSVNKTGIVILDNKAEDMPYWVVSAMKCLANWPNGNETKQPVYPGFERDVLRTVADYFQRLKEPLLTFHLYEVFVNILSLLQGEEVAIEALQVSGLLLPPPNRRRLQLLLRLMARVCQNPHLPPLNDTITTRTLMLQMFSHCVLGSVDEMDLDELLATKLVTFMMEHHNTIFQVPSKLRGQVEEHMSHLKRVQIKYAGSDTDFSLSPAFCKQIRRMESEEQKVIGTQTPLQQLLEGLIADKELPAKDKRKRLKQFQRSYPEVYQNRFPTEESKAAVIPAKTPRLKPHLMFLKKPFQPFQRSWSFRA; encoded by the exons ATGGAGGGCAACGTCATTGGACCGGGTCCGTACCGGGCCACGAAGCTG TGGAATGAAACCATTAAGCTCTTCCGTGGGGGCATGCCGCTGAGAAGGCACTGGGCGAACTTCCGCTACTATGACTGCAGTTTCACGGGATCCGAGGCTGTTGATTACTTACACGAGTTACTGAGGTGCAACTACAACTTTGGGCCTGAGGTGACTCGCTACCAGACACTGCAGCTGCTCAGGAAGTTCTTCAAGGCCCATGTCATTGAAGATATCAAAGGACGTCACGGGACAGAGGACTTTGAGGACAACGGTCATCTGTACAG gtTCCCCACACTGTCTCCTCTGAAATCTTTTCCAGCAAGGCCTCTGTTGAGAGACAGCTGTGACCTGCCCAGACTTATCCGCTGGGATGACTATGAAGAATTGCCTCAACAGGAAAATGTTGCACCCCTGAAGTCTGCTGTCATG ACTTCAGATTTGTGGAATAAAAGACACAGTGTAGCGATTGGAGACGTTCACGAATGCAAGCTCATACGGAGGAAGGAGATTACTTCAAAACAAGTGGACCACATTTGGAAATCAATGACAGTTGCACA TTTACAGAGAGTGCTGGGCCTGCAGTCATTGGATGGAGTGTTAAACCTCACGCATGTGAAcagcaaacacatttttcacaatGTGTTCAGTGTTAATAAGACTGGTATAGTCATTCTGGATAACAAAGCTG aGGACATGCCCTATTGGGTGGTATCCGCAATGAAATGCCTTGCCAACT GGCCTAATGGCAACGAAACCAAACAGCCCGTGTACCCAGGATTCGAGAGAGATGTTCTGAGAACAGTAGCAGATTACTTTCAGAGACTCAAAGAACCCCTGCTGACTTTCCATCTATATGAAGTCTTTGTCAACATTCTTA GTCTGCTGCAGGGGGAGGAGGTAGCCATTGAGGCGCTTCAAGTCAGCGGTCTCTTACTGCCGCCGCCCAACCGAAGACGCCTCCAGCTGTTACTGCGTCTCATGGCGCGGGTCTGCCAGAATCCCCACCTGCCTCCACTCAATGACACTATTACCACCCGCACACTG atgctgcagatgttctctcACTGCGTTCTGGGCTCAGTAGATGAGATGGACTTGGACGAGCTGCTGGCCACTAAACTGGTAACCTTCATGATGGAGCACCACAACACCATCTTCCAAGTGCCCTCCAAGCTGCGTGGCCAGGTTGAGGAGCATATGTCCCATCTCAAAAGAGTTCAG ATCAAATATGCAGGTTCAGATACAGACTTTAGTCTATCTCCAGCCTTTTGTAAACAGATCCGCAGGATGGAGTCTGAGGAGCAGAAGGTGATCGGTACCCAGACccccctgcagcagcttctggaGGGTCTGATAGCAGACAAAGAACTCCCGGCcaaggacaaaagaaaaaggcTGAAACAG TTCCAGAGGTCATACCCGGAAGTCTACCAAAATCGATTTCCCACAGAGGAAAGCAAAGCTGCTGTCATACCGGCGAAAACCCCTCGACTCAAACCTCATCTCATGTTCCTCAAGAAACCTTTCCAGCCTtttcagaggagctggagtttcAGAGCATGA